The stretch of DNA GCGGTCGGTGTCGTCGAGGCCACGCATAGGTGCCCCTCGTCGGGCCGGCCTATTGAGTGTCGCCCCCGCTCAGAACGGGAGCGCACCCGCCACCGCGCTCACCATCGTCTCCCAGAGGGAGAAGCCGAACAGGACGTTCAGCCCGAAGTCGACGGCGAAAAAGAGGAACAGCGCCGCGCCGGCGAAGTGGGCCTTCCGGAGGTCGATGCTGTGGGAGAAGCGGTAGAAGAACAGCGCGTTCGCCAGGCTGACGGGGATGATGGCGAGCATCTCGCCGGTCCAGATGGCGGTCGGGTGGGCGGCGTACTGGGCGGCCAGCGAGACTGTGACGAGCTGGGTCTTGTCGCCGAACTCCCCGAAGGCCATCATCGCGAAGATCGGCAGGAACCCGCCGAACTTGTTGGGCACCTTCCAGTCGACGACGGGGACGCGGACGTCGAGCTCCCCGCCGTCGGTGAGGACGGCGCTGGCGGGCTCGCGGTTCGAACTGTCCTTCCCGGGGGCGGTCCGGAGGAGGAGGTAAGCGAACAGGACGAAGAGGACGGCGGTCATCGCGTCGAGGTAGATGCCCGGGAGGAGCTGCAGGACGGTCCGACCGAACCAGATCTCGACGGCGGTCCAGCCGGCGAAGGCGGTGCCGGCGGCGGCGACGACGAGGTACGGGCTGAACCGCGTCGACAGGCCCGCGATGATGAACTGGACCTTCTCCCCGGGCAGGACCGCCAGTTGCGCGCCAGCCGCGATGACCAGGACGGTGAGCCACGTCGCCTCGCTCACACCTCGCTCACTCCGTTGGCGACCTCGTCGTCGACGCGCCGGACCTGGATCGCGCTCGCGATGTGGGCCGGCAGCGACACCGTCTCGCCGTCGTCGAACCGCAGTGTCACCATGTCGATCGGCGCGACCTCGGCCACGACGAGTTCGGTCCCCGGTGTCACTCCGGCGTCGTCGAGGTACGTGAGTTCCTCGGGGTCGCGGTCACGGACGCGTGCGACCTCAAGTCGGTCGCCCACCTCGTGGTCGAGAAGGGTCGCCGCCGGTCCGTCGTCGACGGGTTCGAGTTCGTCGCTGGGGATCGGGTCGCCGTGGGGGTCGACTTCCGGCTCGCCCAGCGCGGCGGCGACGCGTCGCTCGAACTCCTCGCTGATGTGGTGTTCGAGCGTCTCGGCCTCCTCGTGGACCTCCGACCAGTCGTAGCCGAGCTGATCCGTGAGAAACGTCTCCAGCAGCCGGTGGTGGCGGATGACCTCCAGGGCGACCGTCTCGCCGTCGGGCGAGAGCGTCACGCCCTTGTACTTCTCGCGTTCGACCAGTCCCCTGTCCTCGAGTTTCTCGATCATACTGGTGGCCGTCGGCGGCGTCACGTCCAGCGTCTCCGCGATGGTGGAGGTGGCGACCGGCGGGTCCCCCTCGCGCTCCAACTGGTAGATCGCCTTCAGATAGTCCTCCATCTTCGCGCTCAACATACCTGGGATTAGACGAGTCTAACTGATAAATGTGTCTCGAGCGAACCGTCAGTTTCGGGGAATCACACCTCGTCGTCGGCGGTGTAGGTCTCCCTGCGGCGGCGGGTCAACAGCCAGAGGAAGAGGTAGCCGGCCGCGCCGATGACGAACAGCGTCGCCGGGATGAGAAAGGGGCCGAACGTCGCCACCAGCAGGTCCAGCCACGCCGTCGCGAGCATAGCGACCGTTGGCGAGCCGGACGGAAAAACGGGAGTGGTGTCCACCCGAGCTATTAACCACGAAGCGGCGACAAGGGCCCCACGTGTATCGCACGGGGCACTACGGGGCGGCGTTGCTCGGCTACGCACCCCTCGGGTTCGCGCTGCTGGTGCTCGGCGACCCGACGCTGGCGGTCGCGGGCGGTGCGCTCTCGCTGGCACTCGCACCGCTGCCGGACTACGACCAGCGGGTGCCGCTGGTCAGCCACCGGGGCGTGACTCACACGCTCCCGTTCGCCCTCGTCGTGGGCGGCTGTCTCGGCGCTGTCGGCTGGCTGGTCGGTGCGAACGGCGGGACGTGGCAGCCCGCGACCCTCGCGTTGTTCGGAGTCGTCGTTGGCGTGACCGCCGTCGGGTCGCACCTGCTCGCCGACGTCATCACACCGGCGGGTATCGTCCCGTTCTGGCCGGTCTCCGGGAAGAAGTACACGCTCGGGCTGGCCCGCGCCGACGACACGCTGGCGAACTACCTGTTGCTCGTCCTCGGCGTGTTCGTCACCGCACTCCTCGTCGTCGCCGCGCGCCCCGCCCTGCTCAGATGAGGTCGCGGTCCTCGAGCGACGCCATCACGTCGTCGACGAAGGAGTCGACGTCGTCGTAGGGGAAGTCCCCGTCGAGCTTGGTGTTGAGCTCCATCGCGGTCATCGAGAAGTCGCCCGACTCGAACTTCGTGGACGGGCCGCTTGGCAGCGCCGGCACGAGGTCCATCGGGCTGGAGATGGGGTAGTCTGCGTCTTCGAACGCTTCGACGAACTGGCTCCGCAGGTCCTCTCTGTCGACCATAGTCGTCTCACCTTTTGCGTCAGCCCGTGCATAAAGGGTTCGACGACTGGGCACTTTCCCGTTGTTTGGAGTTTATTCGACGCGGCCAACCTTCTTGTCCGTCCGGTCCTCCCGAGGCGTATGGACACGCCGACGCGACGCCGCTTCCTCCGGGCCGGCGGACTCGGACTCGCCGCCCTCGCCGGGTGTGGGAGGCAGGGCGACGGCCAGGATGGGAGCACGGAGACGGTCACCGGGACGGAGGACCCGGGGCTGGCTGCTCTCGAACTCGGTGCCGAGACGGTCGCGACGGGGTTCACGTCGCCCGTGAACGTGGTCACGACCGGGCCGAGCACGCACTACGTCGTCGACCAGATCGGCGTCGTCTCGGCCGTCCGCGACGGCGAGCGGACGGCCGCCCTCGACTTGCGAGATCGGATGGTCGACGTTGGCGGCTACGACGAACGGGGGCTGCTCGGGATGGCCGTCCACCCCGCGTTCGACGGCGGGGGCCGCGTCTACCTCCGGTACAGCGCGCCGCTCCGGGACGGGATGCCCGACGGCTACTCGCACACGTTCGTCCTCTCTGAGTTCCGACTGGCCGACGGGACCGTCGACCCGGCCAGCGAGCGGGTCCTGCTGGAGATCCCCCAGCCACAGTCCAACCACAACGCCGGGTCGGTGGCGTTCGGCCCCGACGGCTACCTCTACGTCGGCGTGGGTGACGGCGGCGGGGCCAACGACCGGGGACGGGGCCACGTCGCGGACTGGTACGACGCCGTCGCCGGGGGCAACGGACAGGACGTGACCGAGAACCTGCTGGGGAGTATCCTCCGGATCGACGTCGACCGCGAGGGTGACGGCGGGCGGCCCTACGGAGTGCCCGCCGACAACCCCCTCGTGGGGACGGAGGGGCTGCCCGAGCAGTACGCCTGGGGCCTGCGCAACCCCTGGCGGTTCTCCTTCGGACCCGACGGCGACTTCTTCGTCGCGGACGTCGGCCAGTCCCGCTACGAGGAGGTGAACGTCGTCGAGGCCGGCGGGAACTACGGCTGGAACGTCCGCGAGGGGACGGCCTGTTTCGGGGCCGACTCCTGTCCGAGCGAGACGCCGGACGGGACGGAACTGTCCGGCCCCATCGTCCAGTACCCCCACAGCGGCGGCCCCGTCTCGGGCGTCTCCGTCATCGGGGGGTACCGCTACGCCGGGAGCGACCTGCCCGAACTACAGATGCGGTACGTCTTCGCCGACTGGCGCGCCGAGGGCGACCTGTTCATCGCGACGGACAGCGGTGCCGAGCAGTGGCCGGTGACGACCGTCCCGGTCTCGGGCGAGGACGTCGGGCCGATGGTGCTCTCGTTCGGGGAGACCGGTGAGGGGGAACTGCTCGTCTGCACGACGGAGAGAGGGCGAGTCTCGGGATCGACCGGGGCCGTCAACCGGCTGCGACCGGCCTGAGACGGCCGCGAGAGGCCGACGCGGTCAGTCGTCGGCGGCCACGGCCGCCTCGTGGGACACCTCGTCCCCGAGCAGGTCCATGAACCCGGCCAGCCACTCGGGGTGGTCCGGCCAGGCCTGGCCGGTCACGAGATTGCCGTCCGTCGTCACCTCGTCGACCCACGAACAGCCGGCGGCCTCACACTCGGCCCGGACCGCGGGGTAGGCCGTCATCTCGTAGCCGTCGAGGACGCCGGCGG from Haloarcula litorea encodes:
- a CDS encoding TMEM165/GDT1 family protein, yielding MSEATWLTVLVIAAGAQLAVLPGEKVQFIIAGLSTRFSPYLVVAAAGTAFAGWTAVEIWFGRTVLQLLPGIYLDAMTAVLFVLFAYLLLRTAPGKDSSNREPASAVLTDGGELDVRVPVVDWKVPNKFGGFLPIFAMMAFGEFGDKTQLVTVSLAAQYAAHPTAIWTGEMLAIIPVSLANALFFYRFSHSIDLRKAHFAGAALFLFFAVDFGLNVLFGFSLWETMVSAVAGALPF
- a CDS encoding metal-dependent transcriptional regulator, whose translation is MLSAKMEDYLKAIYQLEREGDPPVATSTIAETLDVTPPTATSMIEKLEDRGLVEREKYKGVTLSPDGETVALEVIRHHRLLETFLTDQLGYDWSEVHEEAETLEHHISEEFERRVAAALGEPEVDPHGDPIPSDELEPVDDGPAATLLDHEVGDRLEVARVRDRDPEELTYLDDAGVTPGTELVVAEVAPIDMVTLRFDDGETVSLPAHIASAIQVRRVDDEVANGVSEV
- a CDS encoding metal-dependent hydrolase, whose protein sequence is MYRTGHYGAALLGYAPLGFALLVLGDPTLAVAGGALSLALAPLPDYDQRVPLVSHRGVTHTLPFALVVGGCLGAVGWLVGANGGTWQPATLALFGVVVGVTAVGSHLLADVITPAGIVPFWPVSGKKYTLGLARADDTLANYLLLVLGVFVTALLVVAARPALLR
- a CDS encoding MTH865 family protein, whose protein sequence is MVDREDLRSQFVEAFEDADYPISSPMDLVPALPSGPSTKFESGDFSMTAMELNTKLDGDFPYDDVDSFVDDVMASLEDRDLI
- a CDS encoding PQQ-dependent sugar dehydrogenase, with amino-acid sequence MDTPTRRRFLRAGGLGLAALAGCGRQGDGQDGSTETVTGTEDPGLAALELGAETVATGFTSPVNVVTTGPSTHYVVDQIGVVSAVRDGERTAALDLRDRMVDVGGYDERGLLGMAVHPAFDGGGRVYLRYSAPLRDGMPDGYSHTFVLSEFRLADGTVDPASERVLLEIPQPQSNHNAGSVAFGPDGYLYVGVGDGGGANDRGRGHVADWYDAVAGGNGQDVTENLLGSILRIDVDREGDGGRPYGVPADNPLVGTEGLPEQYAWGLRNPWRFSFGPDGDFFVADVGQSRYEEVNVVEAGGNYGWNVREGTACFGADSCPSETPDGTELSGPIVQYPHSGGPVSGVSVIGGYRYAGSDLPELQMRYVFADWRAEGDLFIATDSGAEQWPVTTVPVSGEDVGPMVLSFGETGEGELLVCTTERGRVSGSTGAVNRLRPA